A stretch of Kryptolebias marmoratus isolate JLee-2015 linkage group LG24, ASM164957v2, whole genome shotgun sequence DNA encodes these proteins:
- the ankrd24 gene encoding ankyrin repeat domain-containing protein 24 isoform X2, translating into MKSLKAKFKKNESQDWSKSDERLLQAVEQNEPDKVSALIVKKGLCPTKLDAEGKSAFHLCASKGRLDCLEVIISHGADLSVIDGAGLSALHLAAKNGQSECLKRLLQERLAVDCTDSIGRAPLHHAAISGCLSCTENLWDFKANLDIQDSDGATPLILAAQMSRVELCVFLLGRGANANIQDNQGRSALMLACESDSVETVEALLRGGANTQLVDSLGHKAADYSLTTGNQGIIQMLQDGVPPASEGTGEEPIQIPSGASSVQGGTTPRKRKAPPPPRSPLQIQDLQQSAQSLSPAPPAQSPVPPKSKSPSPLPQETQQSAQAEDEEVFEEIRRLRLERGRLLQKIKALEQQQQSALSALEELSQLKQRLTEAEAERDNLLEELKGTHVVGASDSEDMDEMLDFPEKLLSKRSRASPAHDEATSQADTDSASPSPAPVDPGTVAELRKQIDELTSQNSELVLKVQMLEMFEKDDTDMQAPSLDSVPMVQYETLRKEFETLQECFSQAQASLEASKVSEEHDYQKSQEQAADAESTEALEENLRGLEEQLASSQSELEELKEQMRLGVLSVECGEENIATTVAGAADGGASQEAQQLRARVTELEGKLAKRQAEAEGQSSQNGDTIQQLTQKVKELQAALAQKESVQKEQKDKRGETETVKLLHDKVAELEAALAESRSSGKEGATAGNGDHVRRLQERLAELEGELRKCVPRSELEEVQVTLGLQCEQLARERADVARRLNDALLDLERLRPPASGDDDEEEEEDHSESSEPSVMSEHSRRTLAKVREELEVARQEAAQALDCLCAEREGRAQELLQLKDAVPLSKHKEALSAVSEQLAQTLQELQEEKTLRAQAEEKVASLKAKVQVTQDFISKEEHEKVKEELQRTLQACESKAAAAQDALSEKEMELRELKSQKAAEQGLISKEEHEALRLSLQAEINACTARFNDLTRKHEKTCTEVFQVQREALFHKSERQVAESQLASVQQQLSQLQAQSSHIQELHKDIQDSQGLVKEKDRKITELSKEVFRLKEALGALSPPLGITSSSSTQHGNPGQQMALQNRISILTQQLQDWERKHKQVVAVYRSHLLSAVQGHMDEEVQRLLLQILRMTQQGN; encoded by the exons ATGAAGAGTCTgaaagcaaagtttaaaaagaacgAG AGTCAGGACTGGAGCAAGAGTGATGAACGGCTCCTGCAGGCCGTGGAACAGAACGAACCTGACAAAGTTTCTGCACTTATTGTCAAAAAGGGTCTCTGTCCCACCAAGTTGGATGCTGAGGGCAAGTCAGC GTTCCACCTCTGTGCATCCAAAGGTCGTTTAGATTGCCTGGAGGTAATCATCTCTCATGGAGCAGACCTCAGTGTCATCGATGGGGCTG GCCTCAGCGCCCTTCACCTTGCTGCCAAAAATGGCCAGTCGGAGTGTTTAAAGAGACTGTTGCAG GAGAGACTGGCGGTAGATTGTACAGACAGCATTGGAAGGGCGCCACTTCATCATGCAG CGATCAGTGGCTGCTTGTCGTGCACAGAAAACCTGTGGGACTTCAAAGCCAACCTGGACATCCAGGACAGT GACGGGGCCACTCCGCTGATCTTAGCGGCACAGATGAGCAGGGTGGAGCTGTGCGTCTTTCTGCTGGGTCGAGGTGCCAATGCAAACATACAGGACAACCAAGGCAG GTCTGCTCTGATGCTGGCCTGTGAGAGTGACAGTGTTGAGACTGTGGAGGCTCTCCTCAGAGGTGGGGCCAACACCCAGCTGGTTGACTCCCTCGGGCACAAAGCTGCTGACTACAGCCTAACCACAGGCAACCAAGGCATCATTCAGATGTTACAGGATGGAGTACCTCCAG CTTCTGAGGGCACAGGCGAGGAG CCCATTCAAATCCCCTCAGGCGCCTCATCAGTTCAAGGGGGGACTACCCCCCGCAAGCGGAAAGCCCCTCCGCCGCCACGTTCTCCTCTCCAG aTCCAGGATTTGCAGCAGTCTGCCCAGTCTCTGAGTCCAGCTCCCCCTGCCCAGTCCCCTGTGCCCCCAAAGTCCAAGTCTCCCTCCCCCCTGCCACAAGAAACCCAGCAGTCAGCCCAG GCGGAGGACGAGGAGGTGTTTGAGGAGATTCGACGGCTGCGCCTCGAGAGAGGCCGCCTGCTTCAGAAGATCAAAGCCTTGGAGCAGCAGCAACAAAGTGCCCTCTCTGCCTTGGAGGAG CTGTCCCAACTAAAGCAGCGCCTGACAGAGGCCGAGGCTGAGAGGGACAATTTGCTTGAAGAGCTGAAGGGAACCCATGTCGTTGGGGCCAGTGACTCAGAGGACATGGATGAAATGCTGGACTTTCCAG AGAAGCTGCTCTCTAAGCGCTCCAGAGCATCCCCTGCTCACGACGAGGCCACGTCCCAGGCGGACACGGACTCAGCCAGCCCCTCTCCTGCCCCTGTAGACCCGGGAACAGTTGCTGAGCTGCGTAAGCAGATAGACGAACTAACGTCACAGAACTCTGAGCTTGTTCTCAAAGTGCAG ATGCTGGAGATGTTTGAGAAAGATGACACAGACATGCAGGCTCCCAGCCTGGACTCAGTCCCCATGGTTCAGTATGAAACCCTGAGGAAGGAGTTTGAAACCCTCCAGGAATGCTTCTCCCAGGCTCAGGCTTCTCTGGAGGCCTCCAAAGTGTCTGAGGAGCA TGACTATCAGAAATCTCAAGAACAAGCCGCAGATGCAGAGAGCACGGAAGCTCTGGAAGAAAATCTGCGTGGACTGGAGGAGCAGTTGGCCTCCTCCCAGTCCGAGCTGGAGGAGCTAAAGGAGCAGATGCGCCTTGGAGTGCTTTCTGTGGAGTGCGGTGAAGAAAATATTGCCACAACAGTTGCTGGGGCTGCAGATGGTGGTGCGAGCCAAGAGGCGCAGCAGCTGAGAGCCAGGGTAACAGAGCTGGAGGGGAAGCTTGCTAAGAGACAGGCCGAGGCCGAGGGTCAGAGCAGCCAGAACGGTGACACAATCCAACAGCTGACACAGAAAGTGAAGGAACTCCAGGCTGCTCTGGCCCAGAAAGAGTCTGtgcaaaaagaacagaaagacaaaagaggGGAGACAGAAACTGTGAAGTTGCTTCATGACAAAGTTGCTGAACTGGAGGCAGCCCTGGCAGAGAGCAGGTCTTCAGGGAAAGAGGGAGCAACAGCTGGGAATGGAGATCATGTCCGTCGGCTGCAGGAGCGTTTGGCCGAGCTGGAGGGAGAGCTCAGAAAGTGCGTTCCCCGCTCCGAGCTGGAGGAGGTTCAGGTGACTCTCGGACTTCAGTGTGAGCAGCTAGCTCGGGAGAGGGCAGATGTGGCGAGGAGACTCAACGATGCCCTGCTGGACCTGGAGAGACTCAGACCTCCTGCAAGTGGAGATGacgacgaagaggaggaggaagaccaTTCAGAGAGCTCAGAGCCCTCTGTCATGTCAG AACACTCCAGGCGCACCTTGGCAAAAGTGAGAGAAGAACTGGAGGTGGCCAGGCAAGAAGCAGCCCAAGCTCTGGACTGTCTTTGTGCCGAGCGGGAGGGCCGGGCCCAGGAGCTCCTGCAGCTAAAAGACGCTGTGCCACtatcaaaacacaaagaggcGCTCTCTGCAGTATCCGAGCAATTAGCTCAGACACTGCAGGAGCTCCAAGAGGAGAAAACCCTACGGGCACAAGCTGAGGAAAAGGTTGCCAGTCTAAAAGCCAAAGTACAGGTCACACAGGACTTCATTTCCAAAGAGGAGCATGAAAAGGTCAAA GAAGAGCTGCAGCGCACCCTGCAGGCCTGTGAGAGCAAGGCCGCGGCAGCTCAAGACGCTCTGAGTGAGAAGGAAATGGAGCTGAGAGAGCTGAAGTCtcagaaagctgcagaacaaGGTCTGATCTCGAAGGAGGAACACGAGGCCCTGCGGCTCTCCTTGCAGGCGGAGATCAACGCCTGCACGGCACGCTTCAACGATCTCACCCGGAAACACGAGAAGACCTGCACTGAG GTATTCCAGGTTCAGAGGGAGGCGCTATTCCACAAGAGCGAGCGGCAGGTGGCAGAGTCCCAGCTGGCCTcggtgcagcagcagctcagccaACTCCAGGCCCAGTCCAGCCACATCCAGGAGCTCCACAAAGACATCCAGGACTCCCAGGGCCTCGTCAAAGAGAAGGACCGCAAG ATAACAGAGCTATCCAAGGAGGTGTTTCGACTAAAAGAGGCCTTGGGAGCTCTGTCACCTCCTCTTGGAATCACATCTTCCTCTTCCACCCAACATGGTAATCCGGGACAGCAGATGGCGCTGCAGAACAGGATATCTATTCTCacccagcagctgcag gacTGGGAGAGAAAGCATAAACAAGTGGTGGCTGTGTATCGCTCTCATTTACTGTCAGCTGTACAG GGTCACATGGATGAAGAGGTGCAGCGCCTGCTACTTCAGATCCTGAGGATGACACAGCAGGGAAACTGA
- the ankrd24 gene encoding ankyrin repeat domain-containing protein 24 isoform X1, which produces MDPQQPVFSLMKRFCPCLSLLPLPSQDWSKSDERLLQAVEQNEPDKVSALIVKKGLCPTKLDAEGKSAFHLCASKGRLDCLEVIISHGADLSVIDGAGLSALHLAAKNGQSECLKRLLQERLAVDCTDSIGRAPLHHAAISGCLSCTENLWDFKANLDIQDSDGATPLILAAQMSRVELCVFLLGRGANANIQDNQGRSALMLACESDSVETVEALLRGGANTQLVDSLGHKAADYSLTTGNQGIIQMLQDGVPPASEGTGEEPIQIPSGASSVQGGTTPRKRKAPPPPRSPLQIQDLQQSAQSLSPAPPAQSPVPPKSKSPSPLPQETQQSAQAEDEEVFEEIRRLRLERGRLLQKIKALEQQQQSALSALEELSQLKQRLTEAEAERDNLLEELKGTHVVGASDSEDMDEMLDFPEKLLSKRSRASPAHDEATSQADTDSASPSPAPVDPGTVAELRKQIDELTSQNSELVLKVQMLEMFEKDDTDMQAPSLDSVPMVQYETLRKEFETLQECFSQAQASLEASKVSEEHDYQKSQEQAADAESTEALEENLRGLEEQLASSQSELEELKEQMRLGVLSVECGEENIATTVAGAADGGASQEAQQLRARVTELEGKLAKRQAEAEGQSSQNGDTIQQLTQKVKELQAALAQKESVQKEQKDKRGETETVKLLHDKVAELEAALAESRSSGKEGATAGNGDHVRRLQERLAELEGELRKCVPRSELEEVQVTLGLQCEQLARERADVARRLNDALLDLERLRPPASGDDDEEEEEDHSESSEPSVMSEHSRRTLAKVREELEVARQEAAQALDCLCAEREGRAQELLQLKDAVPLSKHKEALSAVSEQLAQTLQELQEEKTLRAQAEEKVASLKAKVQVTQDFISKEEHEKVKEELQRTLQACESKAAAAQDALSEKEMELRELKSQKAAEQGLISKEEHEALRLSLQAEINACTARFNDLTRKHEKTCTEVFQVQREALFHKSERQVAESQLASVQQQLSQLQAQSSHIQELHKDIQDSQGLVKEKDRKITELSKEVFRLKEALGALSPPLGITSSSSTQHGNPGQQMALQNRISILTQQLQDWERKHKQVVAVYRSHLLSAVQGHMDEEVQRLLLQILRMTQQGN; this is translated from the exons ATGGATCCTCAGCAGCCCGTTTTTAGCCTGATGAAGCGGTTTTGTCCTTGTCTCAGTCTTCTGCCGCTGCCA AGTCAGGACTGGAGCAAGAGTGATGAACGGCTCCTGCAGGCCGTGGAACAGAACGAACCTGACAAAGTTTCTGCACTTATTGTCAAAAAGGGTCTCTGTCCCACCAAGTTGGATGCTGAGGGCAAGTCAGC GTTCCACCTCTGTGCATCCAAAGGTCGTTTAGATTGCCTGGAGGTAATCATCTCTCATGGAGCAGACCTCAGTGTCATCGATGGGGCTG GCCTCAGCGCCCTTCACCTTGCTGCCAAAAATGGCCAGTCGGAGTGTTTAAAGAGACTGTTGCAG GAGAGACTGGCGGTAGATTGTACAGACAGCATTGGAAGGGCGCCACTTCATCATGCAG CGATCAGTGGCTGCTTGTCGTGCACAGAAAACCTGTGGGACTTCAAAGCCAACCTGGACATCCAGGACAGT GACGGGGCCACTCCGCTGATCTTAGCGGCACAGATGAGCAGGGTGGAGCTGTGCGTCTTTCTGCTGGGTCGAGGTGCCAATGCAAACATACAGGACAACCAAGGCAG GTCTGCTCTGATGCTGGCCTGTGAGAGTGACAGTGTTGAGACTGTGGAGGCTCTCCTCAGAGGTGGGGCCAACACCCAGCTGGTTGACTCCCTCGGGCACAAAGCTGCTGACTACAGCCTAACCACAGGCAACCAAGGCATCATTCAGATGTTACAGGATGGAGTACCTCCAG CTTCTGAGGGCACAGGCGAGGAG CCCATTCAAATCCCCTCAGGCGCCTCATCAGTTCAAGGGGGGACTACCCCCCGCAAGCGGAAAGCCCCTCCGCCGCCACGTTCTCCTCTCCAG aTCCAGGATTTGCAGCAGTCTGCCCAGTCTCTGAGTCCAGCTCCCCCTGCCCAGTCCCCTGTGCCCCCAAAGTCCAAGTCTCCCTCCCCCCTGCCACAAGAAACCCAGCAGTCAGCCCAG GCGGAGGACGAGGAGGTGTTTGAGGAGATTCGACGGCTGCGCCTCGAGAGAGGCCGCCTGCTTCAGAAGATCAAAGCCTTGGAGCAGCAGCAACAAAGTGCCCTCTCTGCCTTGGAGGAG CTGTCCCAACTAAAGCAGCGCCTGACAGAGGCCGAGGCTGAGAGGGACAATTTGCTTGAAGAGCTGAAGGGAACCCATGTCGTTGGGGCCAGTGACTCAGAGGACATGGATGAAATGCTGGACTTTCCAG AGAAGCTGCTCTCTAAGCGCTCCAGAGCATCCCCTGCTCACGACGAGGCCACGTCCCAGGCGGACACGGACTCAGCCAGCCCCTCTCCTGCCCCTGTAGACCCGGGAACAGTTGCTGAGCTGCGTAAGCAGATAGACGAACTAACGTCACAGAACTCTGAGCTTGTTCTCAAAGTGCAG ATGCTGGAGATGTTTGAGAAAGATGACACAGACATGCAGGCTCCCAGCCTGGACTCAGTCCCCATGGTTCAGTATGAAACCCTGAGGAAGGAGTTTGAAACCCTCCAGGAATGCTTCTCCCAGGCTCAGGCTTCTCTGGAGGCCTCCAAAGTGTCTGAGGAGCA TGACTATCAGAAATCTCAAGAACAAGCCGCAGATGCAGAGAGCACGGAAGCTCTGGAAGAAAATCTGCGTGGACTGGAGGAGCAGTTGGCCTCCTCCCAGTCCGAGCTGGAGGAGCTAAAGGAGCAGATGCGCCTTGGAGTGCTTTCTGTGGAGTGCGGTGAAGAAAATATTGCCACAACAGTTGCTGGGGCTGCAGATGGTGGTGCGAGCCAAGAGGCGCAGCAGCTGAGAGCCAGGGTAACAGAGCTGGAGGGGAAGCTTGCTAAGAGACAGGCCGAGGCCGAGGGTCAGAGCAGCCAGAACGGTGACACAATCCAACAGCTGACACAGAAAGTGAAGGAACTCCAGGCTGCTCTGGCCCAGAAAGAGTCTGtgcaaaaagaacagaaagacaaaagaggGGAGACAGAAACTGTGAAGTTGCTTCATGACAAAGTTGCTGAACTGGAGGCAGCCCTGGCAGAGAGCAGGTCTTCAGGGAAAGAGGGAGCAACAGCTGGGAATGGAGATCATGTCCGTCGGCTGCAGGAGCGTTTGGCCGAGCTGGAGGGAGAGCTCAGAAAGTGCGTTCCCCGCTCCGAGCTGGAGGAGGTTCAGGTGACTCTCGGACTTCAGTGTGAGCAGCTAGCTCGGGAGAGGGCAGATGTGGCGAGGAGACTCAACGATGCCCTGCTGGACCTGGAGAGACTCAGACCTCCTGCAAGTGGAGATGacgacgaagaggaggaggaagaccaTTCAGAGAGCTCAGAGCCCTCTGTCATGTCAG AACACTCCAGGCGCACCTTGGCAAAAGTGAGAGAAGAACTGGAGGTGGCCAGGCAAGAAGCAGCCCAAGCTCTGGACTGTCTTTGTGCCGAGCGGGAGGGCCGGGCCCAGGAGCTCCTGCAGCTAAAAGACGCTGTGCCACtatcaaaacacaaagaggcGCTCTCTGCAGTATCCGAGCAATTAGCTCAGACACTGCAGGAGCTCCAAGAGGAGAAAACCCTACGGGCACAAGCTGAGGAAAAGGTTGCCAGTCTAAAAGCCAAAGTACAGGTCACACAGGACTTCATTTCCAAAGAGGAGCATGAAAAGGTCAAA GAAGAGCTGCAGCGCACCCTGCAGGCCTGTGAGAGCAAGGCCGCGGCAGCTCAAGACGCTCTGAGTGAGAAGGAAATGGAGCTGAGAGAGCTGAAGTCtcagaaagctgcagaacaaGGTCTGATCTCGAAGGAGGAACACGAGGCCCTGCGGCTCTCCTTGCAGGCGGAGATCAACGCCTGCACGGCACGCTTCAACGATCTCACCCGGAAACACGAGAAGACCTGCACTGAG GTATTCCAGGTTCAGAGGGAGGCGCTATTCCACAAGAGCGAGCGGCAGGTGGCAGAGTCCCAGCTGGCCTcggtgcagcagcagctcagccaACTCCAGGCCCAGTCCAGCCACATCCAGGAGCTCCACAAAGACATCCAGGACTCCCAGGGCCTCGTCAAAGAGAAGGACCGCAAG ATAACAGAGCTATCCAAGGAGGTGTTTCGACTAAAAGAGGCCTTGGGAGCTCTGTCACCTCCTCTTGGAATCACATCTTCCTCTTCCACCCAACATGGTAATCCGGGACAGCAGATGGCGCTGCAGAACAGGATATCTATTCTCacccagcagctgcag gacTGGGAGAGAAAGCATAAACAAGTGGTGGCTGTGTATCGCTCTCATTTACTGTCAGCTGTACAG GGTCACATGGATGAAGAGGTGCAGCGCCTGCTACTTCAGATCCTGAGGATGACACAGCAGGGAAACTGA
- the ankrd24 gene encoding ankyrin repeat domain-containing protein 24 isoform X3 codes for MLACESDSVETVEALLRGGANTQLVDSLGHKAADYSLTTGNQGIIQMLQDGVPPASEGTGEEPIQIPSGASSVQGGTTPRKRKAPPPPRSPLQIQDLQQSAQSLSPAPPAQSPVPPKSKSPSPLPQETQQSAQAEDEEVFEEIRRLRLERGRLLQKIKALEQQQQSALSALEELSQLKQRLTEAEAERDNLLEELKGTHVVGASDSEDMDEMLDFPEKLLSKRSRASPAHDEATSQADTDSASPSPAPVDPGTVAELRKQIDELTSQNSELVLKVQMLEMFEKDDTDMQAPSLDSVPMVQYETLRKEFETLQECFSQAQASLEASKVSEEHDYQKSQEQAADAESTEALEENLRGLEEQLASSQSELEELKEQMRLGVLSVECGEENIATTVAGAADGGASQEAQQLRARVTELEGKLAKRQAEAEGQSSQNGDTIQQLTQKVKELQAALAQKESVQKEQKDKRGETETVKLLHDKVAELEAALAESRSSGKEGATAGNGDHVRRLQERLAELEGELRKCVPRSELEEVQVTLGLQCEQLARERADVARRLNDALLDLERLRPPASGDDDEEEEEDHSESSEPSVMSEHSRRTLAKVREELEVARQEAAQALDCLCAEREGRAQELLQLKDAVPLSKHKEALSAVSEQLAQTLQELQEEKTLRAQAEEKVASLKAKVQVTQDFISKEEHEKVKEELQRTLQACESKAAAAQDALSEKEMELRELKSQKAAEQGLISKEEHEALRLSLQAEINACTARFNDLTRKHEKTCTEVFQVQREALFHKSERQVAESQLASVQQQLSQLQAQSSHIQELHKDIQDSQGLVKEKDRKITELSKEVFRLKEALGALSPPLGITSSSSTQHGNPGQQMALQNRISILTQQLQDWERKHKQVVAVYRSHLLSAVQGHMDEEVQRLLLQILRMTQQGN; via the exons ATGCTGGCCTGTGAGAGTGACAGTGTTGAGACTGTGGAGGCTCTCCTCAGAGGTGGGGCCAACACCCAGCTGGTTGACTCCCTCGGGCACAAAGCTGCTGACTACAGCCTAACCACAGGCAACCAAGGCATCATTCAGATGTTACAGGATGGAGTACCTCCAG CTTCTGAGGGCACAGGCGAGGAG CCCATTCAAATCCCCTCAGGCGCCTCATCAGTTCAAGGGGGGACTACCCCCCGCAAGCGGAAAGCCCCTCCGCCGCCACGTTCTCCTCTCCAG aTCCAGGATTTGCAGCAGTCTGCCCAGTCTCTGAGTCCAGCTCCCCCTGCCCAGTCCCCTGTGCCCCCAAAGTCCAAGTCTCCCTCCCCCCTGCCACAAGAAACCCAGCAGTCAGCCCAG GCGGAGGACGAGGAGGTGTTTGAGGAGATTCGACGGCTGCGCCTCGAGAGAGGCCGCCTGCTTCAGAAGATCAAAGCCTTGGAGCAGCAGCAACAAAGTGCCCTCTCTGCCTTGGAGGAG CTGTCCCAACTAAAGCAGCGCCTGACAGAGGCCGAGGCTGAGAGGGACAATTTGCTTGAAGAGCTGAAGGGAACCCATGTCGTTGGGGCCAGTGACTCAGAGGACATGGATGAAATGCTGGACTTTCCAG AGAAGCTGCTCTCTAAGCGCTCCAGAGCATCCCCTGCTCACGACGAGGCCACGTCCCAGGCGGACACGGACTCAGCCAGCCCCTCTCCTGCCCCTGTAGACCCGGGAACAGTTGCTGAGCTGCGTAAGCAGATAGACGAACTAACGTCACAGAACTCTGAGCTTGTTCTCAAAGTGCAG ATGCTGGAGATGTTTGAGAAAGATGACACAGACATGCAGGCTCCCAGCCTGGACTCAGTCCCCATGGTTCAGTATGAAACCCTGAGGAAGGAGTTTGAAACCCTCCAGGAATGCTTCTCCCAGGCTCAGGCTTCTCTGGAGGCCTCCAAAGTGTCTGAGGAGCA TGACTATCAGAAATCTCAAGAACAAGCCGCAGATGCAGAGAGCACGGAAGCTCTGGAAGAAAATCTGCGTGGACTGGAGGAGCAGTTGGCCTCCTCCCAGTCCGAGCTGGAGGAGCTAAAGGAGCAGATGCGCCTTGGAGTGCTTTCTGTGGAGTGCGGTGAAGAAAATATTGCCACAACAGTTGCTGGGGCTGCAGATGGTGGTGCGAGCCAAGAGGCGCAGCAGCTGAGAGCCAGGGTAACAGAGCTGGAGGGGAAGCTTGCTAAGAGACAGGCCGAGGCCGAGGGTCAGAGCAGCCAGAACGGTGACACAATCCAACAGCTGACACAGAAAGTGAAGGAACTCCAGGCTGCTCTGGCCCAGAAAGAGTCTGtgcaaaaagaacagaaagacaaaagaggGGAGACAGAAACTGTGAAGTTGCTTCATGACAAAGTTGCTGAACTGGAGGCAGCCCTGGCAGAGAGCAGGTCTTCAGGGAAAGAGGGAGCAACAGCTGGGAATGGAGATCATGTCCGTCGGCTGCAGGAGCGTTTGGCCGAGCTGGAGGGAGAGCTCAGAAAGTGCGTTCCCCGCTCCGAGCTGGAGGAGGTTCAGGTGACTCTCGGACTTCAGTGTGAGCAGCTAGCTCGGGAGAGGGCAGATGTGGCGAGGAGACTCAACGATGCCCTGCTGGACCTGGAGAGACTCAGACCTCCTGCAAGTGGAGATGacgacgaagaggaggaggaagaccaTTCAGAGAGCTCAGAGCCCTCTGTCATGTCAG AACACTCCAGGCGCACCTTGGCAAAAGTGAGAGAAGAACTGGAGGTGGCCAGGCAAGAAGCAGCCCAAGCTCTGGACTGTCTTTGTGCCGAGCGGGAGGGCCGGGCCCAGGAGCTCCTGCAGCTAAAAGACGCTGTGCCACtatcaaaacacaaagaggcGCTCTCTGCAGTATCCGAGCAATTAGCTCAGACACTGCAGGAGCTCCAAGAGGAGAAAACCCTACGGGCACAAGCTGAGGAAAAGGTTGCCAGTCTAAAAGCCAAAGTACAGGTCACACAGGACTTCATTTCCAAAGAGGAGCATGAAAAGGTCAAA GAAGAGCTGCAGCGCACCCTGCAGGCCTGTGAGAGCAAGGCCGCGGCAGCTCAAGACGCTCTGAGTGAGAAGGAAATGGAGCTGAGAGAGCTGAAGTCtcagaaagctgcagaacaaGGTCTGATCTCGAAGGAGGAACACGAGGCCCTGCGGCTCTCCTTGCAGGCGGAGATCAACGCCTGCACGGCACGCTTCAACGATCTCACCCGGAAACACGAGAAGACCTGCACTGAG GTATTCCAGGTTCAGAGGGAGGCGCTATTCCACAAGAGCGAGCGGCAGGTGGCAGAGTCCCAGCTGGCCTcggtgcagcagcagctcagccaACTCCAGGCCCAGTCCAGCCACATCCAGGAGCTCCACAAAGACATCCAGGACTCCCAGGGCCTCGTCAAAGAGAAGGACCGCAAG ATAACAGAGCTATCCAAGGAGGTGTTTCGACTAAAAGAGGCCTTGGGAGCTCTGTCACCTCCTCTTGGAATCACATCTTCCTCTTCCACCCAACATGGTAATCCGGGACAGCAGATGGCGCTGCAGAACAGGATATCTATTCTCacccagcagctgcag gacTGGGAGAGAAAGCATAAACAAGTGGTGGCTGTGTATCGCTCTCATTTACTGTCAGCTGTACAG GGTCACATGGATGAAGAGGTGCAGCGCCTGCTACTTCAGATCCTGAGGATGACACAGCAGGGAAACTGA